The stretch of DNA ACTCTCTACGAGCTGCGCGCACTCGCCGAGAAGTTCCCCGAGCAGGTGCAGGAGTGGTGCGACACGGCCGAGGACATCACGCGCCGGAGCGTGGCCGACCTGGGCGACGTGCTGAAAGGCAAGAAGAAGCCAGTCGCTCCCCTGCCCTCGCCTGCCGACGCTGGCGGCACCGACACGGGCGGCGGCGCTGGAGCTGGCACCGAAGGCGGCGACGGCGACCCGGAAAAATTTCGTCATGACGAAATTTCGGGCGGCAATCAGGGCGGCACCGACAAGCAAGGCACAGAGCCGAAGGCCAAGCCGAAGGCGACCCCCGGCACCGATGGCGGCACCGATGGCGACGACACGGGCGCGGGCGGCACTGAACCCGGCGACCTGGGCGAGTTGACCAGTTGGCCGCGTGGCAAGGCCGTATCCGACCCGGACGCCATGAAAAAGCCGCTGTTGCTGGTCGAGTACGAAGGGCGCGCGGCGGCTGTCCTGCTGAATCGTAGGCCGACCACGCCCGGCCTGATCCGCATCCGCTACGAAGATGGCGGCGGCGATGATGAAGTCGATGCCGGCCGCTGCAAGATCAACCTCTTGACGGAGAGCGACAAATGAACCGGCACAGCGGCGCAGCCGCCTTTCCCCACCCCGCCCGCAAGGGCGGAAGGGGGCGGCGTGCTACATCGTGGCCCGGCCGTGCCTGGGCTGTCCTGGCCGCGCTGATCGTCTGCGGGCTGGCCGTGGCGTTTGCTGTCGGCAGACAGCAAGCCCACGCAGCGCAGCCGGGGGAAGCCTGCGACCTTCACTTTTCCAACGGCACGACCCTGGCGGGCGTGCCCGTTGCGAAAACAGTCGAGCAGCAGGCGAGGGGACTTGCCAAGCGTGACGACGTAGGCCGAGGCATGTTGTTCACCTGGGCGAAGGCGGAACCGCGCGTGTTCTGGATGCGAGATACCCGCGTTCCTTTGTCCATCGGGTTCTTTGACGACACGGGGCTTTTGTTTGCCATCGAGGACATGCAGCCGGAAACCGACGACTACCATTTCTCGATCAAGCCAGCATCCGACGCGCTGGAACTTGCACGAGGGCAGTTCCAGGCGCACGGATTGAAAGAGGGTGTCCGACTGACCGGGCGAACTTGTTCACCGCTGTAGGCCACGTTTCGATGCCAAGCAAAAGCCGCCGTAAGGCGGCTTTTTCGTTCCCATCACGAAATTCTTCCGTGAGTGTCGGGTGCAAGACCGCGTTTCCCGACAAAAGAGGGCCAAAACTTCGTCATGACGAAAAGAGTGTGGGGGGGTGTGGGCTAATGCAGGATAGGCTAACGCCGGTAGTGTGTGCTACACTACGTTTGCACATTGACCCCCCCACCCCGATTAGGAGGCACCTATGCCGCGCAAGGCCGAGATTGGGGCGACACGAGATAGCTACGTATATCGTCTTCGCGTACCCGCTCCGTTGAAGGCGCAATGGGACGAGCATTGCGCCAAGCAAGACAAGAATCCGTCCGTGGTGATGCGGGCGCTGATGCGCTACATCATCCAGGACGACATGCCTCCCGACGTTCGCCGCTGGATTGCAGAGCAAACCGAGGGCGAGCCGGACGACGGGCCGAAAGAACGCCTTGAAGTCCGTTTCACTCCGACCGAGTTCCAGGGCATCACGGCCCGTTCCGAGGCCGAGGGCTGTTCGCCGCAGCGTTGGGTTATCAACTGCGTGCGCGCGAGCCTCACGCACGAACCGCAGTTCACGATGGAGACGACGAAAGCCCTATGGGAGTCGTCCTACCAGCTTCGGGCTATCGGTCGGAATCTGAACCAGATCGCCAAGCGGTTGAACGAAGGCAAGCCGGCGAACATCAAGACCGAGCAGATAGAGAAGCTGGCGACGTACATCTACCGGCATACCGATAAGGTGGCGGCCGTACAGGACGCCAGCCTTAGCCGTTGGGGCATCCAGGTGAAAGGGGCCGGCGATGGCGAAGCGTGAGATTGACGGCGTTATCAAGGATTGGGGCGAACGCGCGGATTACGGCCGCGTCCAGGGCCGCAAGGGTAAGAACATCGCGGGCGGGCGCTATGCCAAGGCCGCGCCGACCAAGAGGCCGGCCGGGCGTGAAAAGCTGGCAGCGACCGTGCGCAAGGCTCCCGAAGTCATGGTGAAGATTTCGGGCGGCGGTAAGGACATGCGCAGCATCAAGGCGCACATGGACTACATATCGCGGAACGGGGCCGTCGAGCTGGAGGACGAGCAGGGCAGGGTTCACCAGGGCAAGGAAGACGTGCGAGCTGTCCGCGACGACTGGCGCGGCGGTGGCATCCC from Variovorax sp. PBL-H6 encodes:
- a CDS encoding ParB/RepB/Spo0J family partition protein; the protein is MALDLSALEEKPVPAGPAAAQPDGKAMRVKLTDIEPDPNQPRTEKKPEEIEEIGQNIKERGVKLPISVKPHPTKPGKWIINDGELRYLGSEWAKVEDIPVVVDEDFDDFDQVNANEKRFALRPMELAKFIKRKLDEGVKKGEVARRLGKPANAITELLALVEAPACIEAVYTSGRCTSPKTLYELRALAEKFPEQVQEWCDTAEDITRRSVADLGDVLKGKKKPVAPLPSPADAGGTDTGGGAGAGTEGGDGDPEKFRHDEISGGNQGGTDKQGTEPKAKPKATPGTDGGTDGDDTGAGGTEPGDLGELTSWPRGKAVSDPDAMKKPLLLVEYEGRAAAVLLNRRPTTPGLIRIRYEDGGGDDEVDAGRCKINLLTESDK
- a CDS encoding plasmid mobilization protein — protein: MPRKAEIGATRDSYVYRLRVPAPLKAQWDEHCAKQDKNPSVVMRALMRYIIQDDMPPDVRRWIAEQTEGEPDDGPKERLEVRFTPTEFQGITARSEAEGCSPQRWVINCVRASLTHEPQFTMETTKALWESSYQLRAIGRNLNQIAKRLNEGKPANIKTEQIEKLATYIYRHTDKVAAVQDASLSRWGIQVKGAGDGEA
- a CDS encoding DUF192 domain-containing protein — its product is MNRHSGAAAFPHPARKGGRGRRATSWPGRAWAVLAALIVCGLAVAFAVGRQQAHAAQPGEACDLHFSNGTTLAGVPVAKTVEQQARGLAKRDDVGRGMLFTWAKAEPRVFWMRDTRVPLSIGFFDDTGLLFAIEDMQPETDDYHFSIKPASDALELARGQFQAHGLKEGVRLTGRTCSPL